From a region of the Solanum stenotomum isolate F172 chromosome 2, ASM1918654v1, whole genome shotgun sequence genome:
- the LOC125855726 gene encoding uncharacterized protein LOC125855726: MNASGIPKYVKYVKDIVASKRRLMEYETVVLTEECNSRIQNRLPKKLKDPGSFTVQITIGKCVEPADCVIKERAWGGGGRRCVSSSRLINFPIDFVVLDFEVPFILGYPFLDTGRALIDVASGQLTMMAHDKVEVFDVYCVLKLPFIYDVFSAITVVDQLVESQVVVPEDLLERLLTGHEVDGDTEA; the protein is encoded by the exons ATGAATGCTTCg GGTATCCCGAAGTATGTTAAATATGTGAAGGACATTGTGGCCAGCAAGAGGAGGCTCATGGAGTATGAAACTGTAGTACTTACTGAGGAATGCAACTCTAGGATCCAAAATAGATTgccaaaaaagttaaaagatccGGGTAGTTTTACTGTGCAGATTACAATTGGGAAATGTGTTGAGCCCGCGGATTGTGTGATTAAGGAGCGA GCCTGGGGTGGTGGTGGTAGAAGATGTGTTAGTTCCAGTAGGTTAATTAATTTTCCTATAGATTTTGTGGTCTTAGATTTTGAAGTTCCATTCATTTTGGGATATCCATTCTTGGACACGGGTAGGGCATTGATTGATGTAGCATCTGGTCAACTAACTATGATGGCGCATGATAAGGTTGAGGTATTCGATGTTTACTGCGTTTTAAAATTGCCTTTTATCTATGATGTGTTTTCTGCTATTACTGTGGTTGATCAATTAGTAGAATCACAAGTAGTTGTGCCTGAAGATCTCTTAGAGAGACTGTTAACAGGTCACGAGGTAGATGGAGATACTGAGGCCTAA